The DNA sequence TCCGGCTCGGTCTACATACCGCAGGCCGGCAGCGTCCATGTCGCTGGCCTGACCTACGGACAGCTCACCGGACACCTTCGTACCAGTCTCGCTCGCGTCTATCGGAACTTCGAGCTGAGCGTGACCATGGGCCAGCTTCATTCGATTCAGGTCTTCGTCGTGGGCTCGGCGCGCCGGCCGGGCACCTACACGGTCAGCTCGGTCAGTACCCTCGTCAGCGTGCTGTTTGCCGCCGGCGGGCCGTCCAGCCAGGGATCGATGCGCCGCATCAAGCTCATCCGCGGTTCCGCCGTGGTCACCGAGTTCGACGTCTACGATCTGCTTCTCAAGGGCGACAAAACCCGCGACGCCCGGTTGTTGCCTGGCGACGTGATTCACATTGAGGGCGTCGGGCCGCAGGTGGCCGTCGCCGGCAGTGTCAGAAACCCGGCGGTGTATGAGTTGAAGGGCGAGACCAGCGTCGGAACCCTCCTGGCCCTCGCCGGTGGCCTGACGCCGGTGGCCGACGGCCGGCGCGCCTCCCTTGAGCGCATCCGGGACCGGGCCGTGCGCGAAACCGCCGAGATCGCTCTCGACGGACCAGGGTTAGCGGCCCCGGCGCGCGACGGCGACCTGCTGATCATACGGACGGTCCTGCCGCGCTTTGACAACGCCGTCACCCTCCGCGGCAACGTGTCGAACCCAGGGCGTTTCGCCTGGCGCGCCGGCATGCGTCTGCGCGATGTCATCCCGGAAAAGGGATCGCTCATCACCCGCGACTACTGGAAGAAGAAAAATGTGTCTGGCTTCACGCCGCCTGACGAGGCCATCGCCTCCGAGCCCGGCAAGGAGAAGAAGCGGCAGCCGTCCCGCATGAGTATGGAAGATGTCGAGGACATCAACTGGTCTTACGCCCTCATCGAGCGCCAGAGCGCGCGTGACTTGAGCGCGCAGTTGTTACCCTTCGACCTGGGCAAGCTCCTCTTGGACGGCGACGACCATCAGAACCTGGAGCTTCAGCCCGGAGACGTCATCACCATCTTCTCTCAGAGCGACATTCGCGTACCCGTCTCCCAGCAGAATCGCCGGGTACGCCTCGAAGGCGAATTTAAAGCGGCCGGCGTGTACAACGTAAAGCCCGGAGAGACCCTCGGGCAATTGATTCAGCGGGTAGGCGGACTCACCCCGGACGCCTACCTCTATGCCTCGGAGTTCCAACGCGAATCGACCCGCCTGGAGCAGCAGCGGCGTCTGGAGCAATACACCATGGAGATGGAACGGGAGATCGAGCAATTCGGCGCGACGAAATCAGGCGGAATCAGCACTCCGGAGGAGAGCGCGGCCCTGGCCGCCCGCCTCGACAGCCAAAGAAAGCTGGCGCAGAGAATGCGAGCCCTACCACTAGCAGGCCGCATCGTGCTCGGACTGGAACCGGGAAGCAACGACATGGCGAAGCTGATGAACGTGCCGCTGGAAGACGGAGACCGCTTCGTCGTCCCGCCGCGTTCCGCAACGATCAACGTGCTGGGCTCGGTCTACAATCCCAACTCCTTCCTGCACGAGGCGAAGCTGCGCTTGGCGGACTACCTCCAGGAGGCAGGCGGCGTAACTCGAACGGGCGACAAAGGCCGTATCTTCATCATCCGGGCCGACGGTTCGGTGATGCCCCACCAAGGCGGCGGTCTATTTAAAAAATCGTTCGACGCGGCCCTCCTGAGCCCCGGAGACGCCGTAGTGGTCCCGGAGCAGATGCCCAAGACCCCATTCATGAAGGGCTTCCGCGACTGGACCCAGGTGTTTTCCAACCTGGCGCTCGGCGCAGCGGCCATCAACGTTCTGAAATGACAACGAGCAATACTCCATCGGACACGTTACCTGAGCGAACCACAAGCATTCCGGATGTTGGGGTGCTTGGGCGCTGGGTCGGCTGGGCGGCTGCATGCAGCATCTTGTTGCAGATAACAACGATCACATGTGCTGTCATCGCGGCCCGACTGCTGGGAATTGCGGACTTTGGTCGATTTAGCATTGCACAAAGCACCGCAGTCATGTTTCTGGGAGTTGCAGGAAGCGGCCTCGGGATCACCGCAACGCGATATACAGCGCGACTGGAGAAGACTGACCCACGTAGGCTCGGCGCCATCCTGGGGGTTGCACATCTAGTGGCACTCGTCGCCGCAGTCGTAGCTGGAGCCCTACTGCTGCTATTCAGCCGATCGATCGCAATCCATGCGTACGGACGTCTTGATCTGGAACCCTGCCTGAGATTGACGACTCCCTATCTGTTTTTTTCCGCCCTGAATGCTTACCAAATGGGAGCGCTGGTCGGGTTAGGAGCATTCAGGCAAATGGCCACGGTCACAGCCCTGCAGTTCTTCGTGGGCGTAGCGCTGACAACGAGCCTGACGGTGTCTGCCGGTGTCAACGGCGCAATCATCGGGGCAAGTGGCGCGGCTCTCGCTAATTGGCTTCATTGCCACAGAGTACTCGCCACTATGCTTCGTTCGCGGGGCATCAGGTTGACTTACAGCACTTCATCCCATGATCTCCGAGTCCTCTGGGAGTTCGCTCTTCCCGCTGCGGTGTCCAGTGTGCTCGGCACGGCATGTATGTGGCTTGTCGGAGCAATGCTCGTCAAGCAGACGAATAATGTCAACGAGGCAGCCATCTTTGTGGCAGCCGGCACACTAAGGCAAGTAATCGTTTTTGCGCCGGCAATCGTCCAGAAAGTGTTCGCCGTCCCACTCAGTCAGATGTTCGGACGAATCAACCAGGCCGACTACCGTCGATTTCACTTTCGGCAAGCCGCGTGGAACCTCCTTGCTGCCGCGGCGATTGCTGGCGTCGTCTGGACCGGTCGCGGCCTCGTGATGAGGCTCTTTGGCCGTCAATTCTCAGACGATGGCAACGTATGCGCGTTCGTCGTCGTCTTCGCTGTACTCGAGGCTTATGCCATATCCGCGTATCAGGCTATTCCCGCAACCGGCCGTATGTGGTGGCAAGTCGCGGTGATCGTTCTATGGTGTGGAATCCTCACTTCTGGCGCGAAAGAGTTTGTGACCGCTGGAGGTGCATCGGGACTGGCGAAGGCATATTGTCTAGCTTGGTTGAGCTCGGCCGTAGCGTACACTCTGGTCTCGAAGTACCTCCTTCGCAACGCCCCTGTCGTCCCTGCCGTCGTGAACGCATAGAACAATGACAATGGCCTCGCGGAACTGGCGCTACTGGCTTATCGGTGTGTGGACCACCATCGTCTCCGCCGCTTCGCTGAAGTACTACGTCGCGTACTGCCATTGGTATGTGACGGCGTTGCTGATCTTAGCGCTGGCGCCAGCAATATTCCGAGTGAGGTGGAGTGATGTCAGAAGTACGACAATACCTGGGGCAATCCTAGTTGTATCTATTGCCATGACGGCACTGGGTAGTGCGCGGCCCTCCTACGAATTCCTCCAAGCGGGTAAGCTCTCAGTGATCCTGCTGATCGTGGTGCCACTATTGGTGTCAGTTCGAGAGTCTGGCGTTGGGATACGTGTGGGCTGTGAAGTTGCATCTGTATTGAATGCGACCATCACAGTTGCCGGACTGGTTGGTGCATCCGGTATGGCTTCCATGATGGCCACTGGCCGATATGGGAACCTACTCAATTCCCCCGGATCGCTGTGGAGAGCCGGACTCCTGGCATTTCTTTCCAGCGGCCTACGGCTGATTTGTGGGAATGCGGGGCCGTGGCACGGCCTCGTTTTCGTCTGCAGCATATTCCTGATCGCCGTGGACGGATCAAGGACAGCGTACTTGATGCTGTGTGTCGCATGCGCATTGGCGGTCCTGGTTCTTGACCGGGAGGTTCGATTCCACCGCGCACTCTCGCCTTACCGAGTTCTTTCTGTGACTGTTGGATCAGTCGGATGCGTTGGCCTGATTGCCGCAATTCTGATCGCGATTCCGGGTCTTGGGTTCGCCGAACGAGGTTCCACCTTGATTCACCTGGCTGGGGCCTTGAGCTGGTATGGACTCCATCAGACTGATGGCTATCGAGCCGAGGCGCTCGGGACGGTCGTTAGGCAGATTCGAGCGCACCCTTTCGTGGGCCTGGGGATGGGGACTACGACGGCCGATTCGACGATAGGTCCAATGGTGGTCCATATGAGTTACCTGCAAACTTGGGCGGACATCGGCGTGGCCGGATTCCTAGCGTTTAGCAGCCTGATGCTCGGCGCCATCCCAGCGGCGTGGCGGGCGATTCAAACTGCAGTTGGAGCAAATCTGAGACTGCGGCTTGATCAGTATGGCGGTCTCTATTTGCTTTTATGCTGGGCGCTCACCGGCCTTTTTCATCCCATATCCACTGAGCTTAGTGAATGGATCATGTTTATTGCTGGTCTCGCGCTCGCCCAGCGCTCGATCGGTCAGGTTCGAGCTAGTTAGGTTGTCATCACCCTTCCTCCAACTCCTTGATTGATCCCCAATCCTCATGAACCCTCTAGCCCCGCAGTCCAGCGTCCTTCGGGAATCCAGTGAGCACTCCTCAATCGGCAAATGCGAATCCAGTTGGGGAGATCGCCGCAGGTTCTCTGTAGTCATCCCCACGCACAACCGTGCCGCCCTTCTCGCGCGCGCCATTGACTCCGTCTATGCGACAGGCGAACGCAATGTTGACATCGTAGTGGTGGACGACGCATCCAGTGACGAAACACGGCAAATGCTGCGGGAACGATACCCCAACGTGAAGTGCCTGCAATTGTCACGAAACTCCGGCCCTGGCGTCGCCAGGAACCTCGGAATTCAGAGTGCGACTACACCATGGGTGCTTCTGCTGGATGACGACGACCTGCTTGACCAGAGGGCCTTTTCAATCGTCAACTCTGGTTTGGATACACTCAGCGAACTTCACCGATATCCCGTTGTTCAGTTCGCGCGGAGTAATGGTCGAATTGGCAGGTGCTTTAGCATTATTCGGCTTGAGGACTACTTTCGAGGCGAGATTGCAGGTGATTTCACCTCGATTATTCAGGTCGAGCGTTTCCTGGAATCTAATCTGCAGTTTCCCAGCTCACGAGTCGGTGCGGAACACCTTCTGTGGTTTCACATTGCGCGCGAGTTCGGTATCCCGACTTGGCGATCGTGCATCGCTCAGTTGACAGACGATGCTCCGGTCCGCCTCTGCTCGACTGCGTCGCAATTGGTGCGGGCAGCAGAATATGCAGACATGATAGACGAGACCCTCCGCCGCTATGGTGTGGAAATGAAATCAGTCGCTCCGACCTACTACAGCAAGAAGATGGTAGGCGCGTTCACCTACCGGTTGCTGGCCGGTGATCGACGGCAAGCATTGATTGGCCTCAACCGCAACTCAAGTCACGGGAGGGTCTTTCGATGGGCGCTGACCGTGATGTCGGCGATTCCATCCTCACTTCTAAGATCTGCGTTCATCACCTACCGAAAGAATACTTGAAATGAAGGTCCTCCAAATCATCGACACCCTGGGCCTCGGAGGGGCGGAGACACTGATAAGCAATCTATGTCCCCGACTTGTGCGGCTAGGAGTCGAATCCTCTGTGATGTGCCTGACCAGCAGGCGATCGGACTTGGCGCAGAAGCTTGAGCGCGCCGGCATTCAGGTGCTCTATTCCCCCTGGAGTTCGCCGTATTGCCCACTCCAGCCGCTGTTCATCGCAAGCCATCTGCGCCAAACGCACTTCGATCTCGTTCATGTACACCTCTTCCCCGCCCAACTATGGACGATCTTTGGCGCGCGCCTCGTCCGATGGGAGGTGCCCCTTGTGACCACCGAGCACAGCACCTGGAATCGCCGCCGACGCTTGCCGCTGCGACGTGTGGACCGCTGGATGTATTCTGCGTACACTCGAGTAGCTTGTATTGGAAGTACCACCGAACTGGCTCTGCGGGACTGGCTCGGCCCGATGCCGCTGCGGACGACGATCATCCAGAACGGTATAGACTTAACAGCATTTGCCGCGGCAACCGAACGCCAGTCAGCTCTTGCCGACCCCAATCCGGTATGCCGGATACTCTGCGTCGCCAGCCTGACGGAGCGCAAAGATCATGCCACGCTTCTCCGTGCCATCAGTCAGTTGCCAGGTGCTGAACTTCATTTAGTTGGAAGCGGCCCACTGAGAGGCGCCTTGGAGCGGCTCACGGCGAATCTCAGAATCACAGATCGTGTTCACTTTCTCGGAGAGCGGTTGGACATCGCCGAATTGTTGGCAGGCGCAGACATCTACGTGCAGCCTTCGCGATGGGAGGGGTTCGGCATCGCGGCGCTGGAGGCAATGGCGACGGGACTTCCAGTTGTGGCCAGCAACGTTCCGGGACTCCGTGAAGTGGTAGGGGATGCTGGTGTTCTGTTCGAGCCCGGCTCTGACAGCGAGCTGAGAGATCGGCTTGATCATCTGATGTCATCTAGCTCCGCTCGGCATGATCTCGGAAGCCGAGCGCGCGTCAGAGCTCATCACTTCTCGGTCGATATGACCGCAGCCGCCTACCATTCCATGTACAGCTCAGTTGTGAATCAGGGAGAGCACTTCAAAGCACGGCCCGAAGTATATCCCGTCTGAGCTCAACGATAGATGGCAGTCAGTTGGAAGGCACAGACACCCCAGCTCATTATGGAACGAAAATCGACGCAACCTAGGACAAGTGGTGACTTCGTGAGCGCACGAGACACAGAAGTGCTAGCTCCGGCGGGCCCTAGTATGGCCAGCCTTCTCGCCCCGATACGCAGCAGTAAACGGCTCGTGCTCACGGCTGTTATCGTTGGAGCTCTGGTGGGAGCAATTGGGGCGATAGTGACGCCTGCAAGCTATACAGCCACAGCGACTATCATGCCACCCCAACAGACACAGTCGGCAGCTGCCGCGTTAATGGGGCAGTTGGGCCCTCTCGCGAGCCTGGCCGGTCGCGACATCGGCATGAAGAACCCATCGGACGTCTATCTCGGAATTCTCAGAAGTCGCACCATCGCAGACAGTCTCATTCGCAGATTTTCCCTAAGCAACGTCTACCACTCAAGAACGATGACGGACGCGCGATCCGAGCTGGCGGATCACTCGCGAATTCTTACCGGGCAAGACTCCTTAATCCGAATTGCCGTCGACGATCACGATCCCAAGCGCGCCTCCGACCTTGCCAACGGGTACGTCGAAGAGTTGTTCCGGCAGAACAGCAAGCTGGCTACCACGGAGTCGGCTCAAAGGCGGCTGTTCTTCGAGAGGCAAATGGAAAGCGAGAAGAATGATCTTGCCGCGGCTGAAGAGGCGCTTCGGCAAACACAACAGCAGACAGGGTTACTACAAGTGACTGGCCAGGTGGAAGCGCTCGTCGGAGCTGCTGCACGACTCCGGGCCGAAATCGGATCTCGTGAGGTTGCGATCGAGCGGCTGAAAGAGAGCGCTACCCCTGAGAATCCAGAGGTTGTTCGGCAGTATGCCGAGTTGACGGCGCTCTCCGCGCAGCTAAGAAAGCTGGAGAGCGGTGTTGCGGCGCGGCCTAACGGCAGCCCGATTATTCCAACTGCAGGGGTACCTCAGGCGGGTCTCTTGTATGTCAGAGCATTGAGAGACGTGAAGTACCACGAAGCCTTATACGAGGTCTATGCCAAACAGTTTGAGGCTGCGAAAATTGACGAGGCCAAAGAGGCACCGGCCATTCAGGTGGTGGATGCAGCAGTGATCCCCGACAAGAAGAGCTGGCCGCCGCGGGCTCTGTTCGTCGCTGCTGCGGCATTTCTCTCCGGACTCATTGCCAGTCTGTTCGTCATAGCCCGCGCCCATCTGAGTGAAGTGCACCCGTTGGCAGTCGATACCACCGGTGCCAGGGGCGTCGAGCATTGTGACTAGGGGATTGTCCAGCCGCGGCGCGATGCTGTCTTTGCGTGTGACGTGGCGCAGACGGCCCGCGGAATCCGAACCGGGGGCCAACTCTCTCGCAGGGGGAGAGAACGCCTTGGAGGCGGCAGCTCAGGACTACCAACCACTCTCCCTCTCAGTCAGCCACGCCGTGCGCTAATCGGCGTTAACGCTCGTCAGGCCCTGTGCGAATTGTCGATCAACTAGCCGGTACCGGAACTGCTCAATGAACATGATCACGATTATTCACATCACGACCGTTCCCCAGACTCTGGGTTTCATCCGTGGGCAAATGTCCCATTCCCTCCGTATGGGGTTTACGGTCCACGCAGTCGCATCGCCCGGCGCTTATGGCGATGGGCTCAGCAGGGAGATCGGGGTTTCGTTCCACCCGGTGGCGATGTCGCGCTCGATTAGTCCCTTGCAGGACCTGCGATCGCTATGGCACCTCTGCAGAGTGATTCGCAATCTCAAGCCGTCCATCGTTCACTCTCACACTCCGAAGGCTGGTTTGCTGGGCATGATCGCCGCCGCTCTTTGCGGAGTTCGGGCACGGATGTTTCACGTACACGGCGCGCCACACCTTGCGGCAGGTGGTTTCAGGCGTATTCTCCTGAAGGCATCGACCGCGATCTCCTGCCGGCTCGCGCGTCGCGTACTCTGTGTTAGCCATAGCGTAAAGAGCGCAATCGTCCGCGATGGAACCTGCGATGCGGATAAGGTGCACGTCCCCGTGAACGGATCGTCGTCTGGAGTTGACACGGAGGGAGCATATTCGCCCGACCTAGTTCCCCCCTCCGTCAGGCACATGTTCTTGCAGAGGCACCGTCTCCCGGCGGATGCGCTGGTTGTGGGGTTCGTTGGCCGCATCGTCAGGGACAAAGGACTGGTCGAACTAGCGACGGCCTGGAAGAAGATAAGAGATCGGTACCCTTTGCTGTATCTCGCCGTGGCCGGCGAGGTAGAGCCTCAAGATCCCGTTCCGGCTGAGATCATTGCAATGCTCGCCGAAGACTCCCGAGTCCGTTTACTGGGGTGGATTGACGACATGAGGTCCTTCTACGCCTCGTCCGACATTCTGGTTCTTCCCTCCTACCGCGAGGGATTTCCGAACTGTTCCTTGGAGGCGTCGGCCATGGAGGTGCCAGTGGTCTCCACTCTCGTCCCCGGATGTGTCGACGCCGTGGTCAATGGCACTACCGGGCTGCTCGTGCCCCCGCGTGACGCAGATGCACTGGGAGCGGCGATCGAGCGCTATGTCATGGATCCCAAGTTGCGGCATCTACACGGGCGGGCCGGGAGACTAAGGGTTATTCGCGAGTTTCAGCCACTTCCGATCTTCCAAGATGTTTACCGGCATTACTGTGAGCTTCTCGCCGAGTGCGGACTGCGCGTTCCCATGACGACCGCAGCGGGTCCACCAACTTTGGCAGATTCGTCCTGCCAGGACTCCGCTGCCATTCGCTGAAATGTGAACGTACTGAACGATTCGATGAGGTTAGTCCGCTCGAAACATGCATGATGCCAAGAAAAACGCCGGAGTCCATCATTGCGGAATACATTGATCCGTCGCCGCAGGATTGCTCTAGCGAGTACATAAGAATGAACGATGCGAGCCCGACAATGCGCAGTTGTATGAAGCGCGTGGTTGACATAGTCTTGGCGGCAGCCATATTGTCTATCACCGCGCCGCTATTAGCCGTTTGCGCCGTGTTGGTGTGGGTCACGATGGGACGCCCTGTCATATTTCGACAAAAGCGCCCTGGTAGATGGGGGAAGGCATTCACCCTGTACAAGTTGAGAACGATGCGGGATGAAGCCGATAGCAATGGCGTCATCCGCCCGGATGCGCAGCGGCTAACCAAAGTTGGTGCATTACTTCGCAAGACAAGTTTGGACGAATTGCCGGAATTGTGGAATGTCCTAAAAGGAGAGATGAGCCTAGTGGGGCCTCGCCCGTTGCTTCCGGAGTATCAGCCATATTTTACCCGCACTGAACGGGTTCGCTTTGAGGTGTTGCCCGGCATTACTGGCCTGGCGCAGATTAACGGTAGAAATCATGCCTCCTGGGATGAAAGACTACAGGCGGATATTTGGTATGTCGCAAACCAGAGTTTCATCCTCGATGTGAAGATCTTATACAAAACAGTTGCTGCGGTCGTGAGATGCGGAGATGTCGTCGTCGATCCTCGGTCGGTGATGCTGAATTTGGACGAAGAGCGCAAAGGAAGGGAATCGACTGACTAAAGAGGGCAAGATGAAGGGTTGCTTCATTCGTGCTGCTGCGGCAACAGATAGTGCGATGATAGTTGAGCTTTTTGTAAGCGAGTTCAAGACTACAGTCAGCGATTTCTTGGTATACGGCTGTGATGGCGCCGAGGAGTACGTGCGGGCACAAGTGACCGCCGCCCCCTTCTCGCGAGAGTCTATGTTTGTTGTGGCCGAATCAGGTGATGGAGTTGTGGGCGCCGCGGAGATGAAAAGGCGGCCCGGGGCGATCCATCTCAACTACATTGCGGTGCGTCCTGACTATCGTCGTCGTCATCTCGGGCGGCAATTGCTCGGTGCAGCGATTCGATGTTCTGGCGAATCGAGCGGAGAGATCGTCCTTGACGTTTTCGATGAGAACGCGTCTGCGGTTACGTGGTACACCAAGCTTGGATTTACCGTTGGAAGCCGGAGTGACTTGGTCGAACTCGTCGCACCACAGCGGGGCGCTTCTGGCTCCGGGTACATCGCAGAGCTGGCACAGGCCGATGCCTGTCACCAACGGTTCGGGTTCTCGCAGTTCTCCGTTCTCACCAAGCGCGGAAGGTGCCCGGTTGGGCGCCTGGGTGAAGGCTGGTTCCGCTTGTGTCACCCTGATGGCGTCACTGACCCGGAAGTCTTCGCCGCTCTGCGGTTGCTCGATCCGGGCAGACGGATATTCGGAGTTCTCCGAGATGACCAGGTTCCGCACGAGCAGGTAGTCCGGACCGTGGTCCGTTCCTCCAGGATGACGGCAGACATTCGGGAGACTGTCAGTCGTCTGGAGGTGTGGCCATGATCACGAAGACAGCGGCGCGTCGCGACAATAACCACCGGCCGTGGATCTGTCATATCAGCGCTCGCAAAGCCTTCGAGTCGGTACTGAAGGCGACAAGCTGCGTCGACGGTGGTGTGTTGCTGCCCGCCTACGTAGGCTGGTCGGCCAATGAGGGATCGGGCGTGTTCGATCCAGTTGCGGCACTTGGTTTGTCGTACTCGTTTTACAGACTAACCGACCGGCTGGAGATTGATCTCTCGTCTCTCCGCCATGCCCTTGACAACGGTCATGTCAGAGTAGTCGTGCTCATCCATTACTTCGGCCACGTAGACCGGTTCTACGAGGAGGCGGTGCACCTGGCAAGGGCTCGTGGCGCGTTGGTTGTGGAAGATGAAGCGCACGCTCTGCTGTCCGATCTGCAAGGTGGCATTTGTGGGCGCCTGGGCGATTTCGCGATCTACTCCCTCCACAAGCTACTTCCTCTCCGGCGCGGAGGGGCGGTCATAGTAAACACTCGGGCGATGGATTTCTTCGATAGATTCGAGGAAGGAATTCAACTGGACGTTCCATGGTATGACTTCGATCTCAAGGTAATCTCAGAGCGGCGCGTAACCAATGCCGTCTTTCTCGACGAACTGGTCCGCCAGACAGTGCCGGAGGTCGAGCCACTATGGGGCAAGCCGCGCAGCGGCGAGGTGCCACAGACCTACCCTGTCCTGGTTAGGCCAGGGACGAGGGATTCCCTCTATCATTCAATGAATCAGCGTGGGTTTGGCGTTGTATCGCTCTACCACACTCTCATTGAGCAACTCAGCGCGCATCAGTACGGCGATGCACATCAGGTGTCGGCGAGAATCCTCAATTTGCCGGTTCATCAAGATATCTCTGAAGCGGAACTGGAGGCCATGGTAGGCGAGTTGCGTCATCAGGTGAGAGAGCCCCATGTCATTGCCTGAATTTGAAGTGTGGGACGCCGCTTCTGAGAGCGACCGTGAATCGTGGATTGCAAGATGGAGATCTTGGCCCGCGAGGGAGGTGTTTGCGCATCCAGACTACCTTCTTCTTGGGGTGGAAGCGGGCGAGAGGCCATTGTGCGCGACGGCGAAAAGCGGCGAGCGCTATGTCCTCTATCCCTTCTACCTGAGAACGATCCGCAATGAGTCGGGCGGGGAAGAATTCTCGGGCGCCTACAACGACATTAGCTCGCCGTACGGCTATGGTGGGCCGTTCTCGTGGGGCGTGGGGCAAGACGAGGGCCTTTCGGTGGCATTCTGGCAGGCGTTCGGGGCCTGGGCAAAATCACAGAGAGTCGTCTCTGAGGTAGTTCGGCTGTCGCTCTTCTCGGAATCGCTACTTTCGTACGACGGCGAAACAAGAGCCATCGGGGAGAACGTAGTCCGGTCCCTTGATGTGTGCGGTGACGACTTGTGGCGTGACTATGAGTATAAAGTCCGGAAGAATGTGAAGAAAGCGCACACAAGTGGCGTTCGCGTGCACTGTGACGAGCGCGGCGATCGACTTGATGACTTTCTTAGGATCTACGCCTCAACAATGAGTCGCAGGAACGCCTCGCAGCGATATCAGTTGCCAAGGAATTACTTCGAGAGCCTTCACGAGAAGCTCGCTGGTCAGTTTGCGTATTGGCACGCTGTGTACAACGATAATGTCATCTCAACTGAACTAGTACTAATATCTGCCGAGCGGGTGTATTCATTTCTCGGCGGCACGGATTCGGACTATTTCGGTCTTCGGCCGAACGATCTCCTGAAAGTCGAGATCATTGAGTGGGCCCGCCGGCTCGGAAAGAAGCAGTTCGTTCTCGGAGGAGGCTACACTCCCAATGACGGAATCTATCGCTACAAACTATCGTTTGCGCCGACTGGACGTGTGCCGTTCTTACTGGGCTGCAGGGTTTTCCTTGAAGATGTTTACATGGAGCTGTCAGAAACCCACCGGGCATTGAGTCGGGCAGCCAATTGCGTCGGCGACGAACGGCCTAGTTTTTTTCCGGCGTACCGCGCCTGATCTTTGAAGATCTGTTCGGCGCGTGAATGACTGCAGGTGAAGCAATGAAGCGCATTCTGTTATCGGTGCCGCATATGTGCGGAGCGGAGATGGCGTATGTAGAGGAGGCGTTTCGAACAAACTGGCTTTCGACGGTAGGGCCAAATCTAGTCGAATTTGAGCGCGCCGTGGAGAGGTGGAGTGGTCTGCCGGGTGTCGCCTTGGCGAGTGGAACGGCGGCGATTCATCTGGGATTGCGGCTACTCGGAGTCGGCCCTGACGACGAAGTGTTTTGCCAGTCACTGACCTTCGCGGCGAGCGCCAACCCGATACGGTATTTGGGGGCACGCCCGGTGTTTGTGGACAGTGAGCGGCAAACGTGGAACATGGACGCTAACCTATTGCGGCGGGCGCTGCGCGAGCGGGCGGCGCAGGGGTGCCTGCCAAAGTGCGTAGAGGTAGTGCACCTGTTCGGGCAGTGTGCCGAAATGGACGATATCTTGAGCGTTTGCGGCGAGTACGGTGTGCCTGTGCTGGAGGACGCAGCTGAGGCATTGGGCGCGACCTATCGGGGAAGGCCTGCCGGAACGATGGGTGCCGTCGGTGTCTATTCGTTCAATGGAAACAAAATCGTAACGACAACCGGTGGCGGGATGTTGGTGTCCCCGGAATCGCACTGGGTTGAGAAGGCGCGCTTCTGGTCTCAACAGGCGAGGGACCCCGGCATTGCATACGA is a window from the uncultured Paludibaculum sp. genome containing:
- a CDS encoding GNVR domain-containing protein, which translates into the protein MASLLAPIRSSKRLVLTAVIVGALVGAIGAIVTPASYTATATIMPPQQTQSAAAALMGQLGPLASLAGRDIGMKNPSDVYLGILRSRTIADSLIRRFSLSNVYHSRTMTDARSELADHSRILTGQDSLIRIAVDDHDPKRASDLANGYVEELFRQNSKLATTESAQRRLFFERQMESEKNDLAAAEEALRQTQQQTGLLQVTGQVEALVGAAARLRAEIGSREVAIERLKESATPENPEVVRQYAELTALSAQLRKLESGVAARPNGSPIIPTAGVPQAGLLYVRALRDVKYHEALYEVYAKQFEAAKIDEAKEAPAIQVVDAAVIPDKKSWPPRALFVAAAAFLSGLIASLFVIARAHLSEVHPLAVDTTGARGVEHCD
- a CDS encoding glycosyltransferase — translated: MFLQRHRLPADALVVGFVGRIVRDKGLVELATAWKKIRDRYPLLYLAVAGEVEPQDPVPAEIIAMLAEDSRVRLLGWIDDMRSFYASSDILVLPSYREGFPNCSLEASAMEVPVVSTLVPGCVDAVVNGTTGLLVPPRDADALGAAIERYVMDPKLRHLHGRAGRLRVIREFQPLPIFQDVYRHYCELLAECGLRVPMTTAAGPPTLADSSCQDSAAIR
- a CDS encoding sugar transferase codes for the protein MMPRKTPESIIAEYIDPSPQDCSSEYIRMNDASPTMRSCMKRVVDIVLAAAILSITAPLLAVCAVLVWVTMGRPVIFRQKRPGRWGKAFTLYKLRTMRDEADSNGVIRPDAQRLTKVGALLRKTSLDELPELWNVLKGEMSLVGPRPLLPEYQPYFTRTERVRFEVLPGITGLAQINGRNHASWDERLQADIWYVANQSFILDVKILYKTVAAVVRCGDVVVDPRSVMLNLDEERKGRESTD
- a CDS encoding DegT/DnrJ/EryC1/StrS family aminotransferase yields the protein MITKTAARRDNNHRPWICHISARKAFESVLKATSCVDGGVLLPAYVGWSANEGSGVFDPVAALGLSYSFYRLTDRLEIDLSSLRHALDNGHVRVVVLIHYFGHVDRFYEEAVHLARARGALVVEDEAHALLSDLQGGICGRLGDFAIYSLHKLLPLRRGGAVIVNTRAMDFFDRFEEGIQLDVPWYDFDLKVISERRVTNAVFLDELVRQTVPEVEPLWGKPRSGEVPQTYPVLVRPGTRDSLYHSMNQRGFGVVSLYHTLIEQLSAHQYGDAHQVSARILNLPVHQDISEAELEAMVGELRHQVREPHVIA
- a CDS encoding GNAT family N-acetyltransferase, whose product is MSLPEFEVWDAASESDRESWIARWRSWPAREVFAHPDYLLLGVEAGERPLCATAKSGERYVLYPFYLRTIRNESGGEEFSGAYNDISSPYGYGGPFSWGVGQDEGLSVAFWQAFGAWAKSQRVVSEVVRLSLFSESLLSYDGETRAIGENVVRSLDVCGDDLWRDYEYKVRKNVKKAHTSGVRVHCDERGDRLDDFLRIYASTMSRRNASQRYQLPRNYFESLHEKLAGQFAYWHAVYNDNVISTELVLISAERVYSFLGGTDSDYFGLRPNDLLKVEIIEWARRLGKKQFVLGGGYTPNDGIYRYKLSFAPTGRVPFLLGCRVFLEDVYMELSETHRALSRAANCVGDERPSFFPAYRA
- a CDS encoding aminotransferase class I/II-fold pyridoxal phosphate-dependent enzyme — encoded protein: MKRILLSVPHMCGAEMAYVEEAFRTNWLSTVGPNLVEFERAVERWSGLPGVALASGTAAIHLGLRLLGVGPDDEVFCQSLTFAASANPIRYLGARPVFVDSERQTWNMDANLLRRALRERAAQGCLPKCVEVVHLFGQCAEMDDILSVCGEYGVPVLEDAAEALGATYRGRPAGTMGAVGVYSFNGNKIVTTTGGGMLVSPESHWVEKARFWSQQARDPGIAYEHSELGFNYRLSNVLAGIGRGQMTVLDRRVEQRRAVAFRYRDALQDLPGLTLMPQAVGRLHTNWLSVFLVDEHRLGLSRDGLIAALDAANVESRPVWKPMHLQCLFSQFESVGGAVSEDIFHRGICLPSSSSLTEADQTHVINAIRAACGAPPVRAQEPIGTDPQNQIVPCPSSIASLT